The Parachlamydia acanthamoebae genome includes a region encoding these proteins:
- the kdpF gene encoding K(+)-transporting ATPase subunit F, producing the protein MLTNFIFAGVIVILLLGYLIYTLLYPEKF; encoded by the coding sequence ATGCTGACTAATTTTATTTTTGCAGGCGTTATTGTCATACTTCTTTTGGGTTATCTAATTTATACCTTGTTATATCCCGAAAAATTTTGA
- the kdpA gene encoding potassium-transporting ATPase subunit KdpA: MSIPNGIQILVFLALLLIVTPLLGQYIAAIFSEKDPLMKRVLGRLEDGCYQMGGVDPHLEMTWQEYAKVLGIFNLLGFIFLFFLLLLQGILPLNPQHFPGVSWHLAYNTAISFVTNTNWQSYAGETTLSYLTQMVGLTVQNFLSAATGMATLLVLVRGMTRKMVNTVGNFWCDLVRTIVYLLLPLSIIMAICLVAEGVVQTFSPYVEAIGLEGHEQTIPLGPVASQVAIKQLGTNGGGFFNTNSAHPFENPSAFSNFWEAFAILVIPAATVYAYGIMIGSKKHAWILYVVMLLLWMGGLGLSLYSENLANPILDAFPHLEGKETRFGVANSLLWTVSTTGTSNGSVNAMISSLSPMAGGIAMFNIMLGELIFGGVGVGLCAMLMYTILTVFLSGLMVGRTPEYLGKKIEKQEVKWVMLSVLMPSALILLGSGVSSILPKALSSLSNQGPHGLSEILYAFSSAAGNNGSAFAGLNANTPYYNLVLGTIMLICRISTILPSLAIGGLLAEKKFIPPSIGTFSAESLLFAILLGGIILIVGGLVFFPAFALGPIVEHFLMLKKVSF; the protein is encoded by the coding sequence ATGTCAATTCCTAATGGGATACAAATTCTCGTATTTCTTGCACTTCTTTTAATTGTCACTCCCCTTCTAGGGCAATATATCGCTGCGATTTTTTCTGAAAAAGATCCTTTAATGAAACGCGTTTTGGGAAGGCTAGAAGATGGCTGTTATCAAATGGGCGGAGTGGATCCTCATCTCGAAATGACTTGGCAAGAATATGCAAAAGTCTTAGGGATTTTTAATTTATTGGGTTTTATTTTTCTTTTTTTTCTACTGCTTTTGCAAGGCATTCTTCCTTTGAATCCGCAACATTTTCCCGGTGTTTCCTGGCATCTTGCCTATAATACTGCGATAAGTTTTGTCACGAATACAAATTGGCAGTCCTATGCGGGGGAAACCACATTGAGCTATTTGACGCAAATGGTAGGTTTAACCGTGCAAAATTTCTTAAGTGCTGCTACGGGAATGGCCACCTTGTTGGTTTTGGTTCGAGGCATGACTCGAAAAATGGTGAACACAGTTGGAAATTTTTGGTGTGATCTTGTAAGGACGATTGTCTATTTGTTGTTGCCACTTTCCATTATCATGGCAATTTGTTTAGTTGCAGAGGGGGTTGTGCAAACGTTTTCTCCTTATGTCGAAGCAATTGGTTTGGAAGGCCATGAACAAACAATTCCGCTCGGTCCGGTTGCATCTCAAGTTGCAATTAAGCAATTGGGAACGAACGGTGGAGGCTTTTTTAATACCAATAGTGCCCACCCTTTTGAAAATCCTTCCGCGTTCAGTAATTTTTGGGAGGCGTTTGCTATATTAGTCATTCCAGCTGCAACTGTTTATGCTTATGGCATTATGATCGGATCAAAGAAGCATGCCTGGATTTTGTATGTCGTTATGTTGTTATTGTGGATGGGAGGTCTTGGATTGTCCCTTTATTCGGAGAATTTAGCCAATCCTATTTTAGATGCCTTTCCCCATTTGGAAGGGAAGGAGACACGTTTTGGTGTAGCAAATAGTCTTTTATGGACAGTGAGTACAACCGGAACATCGAATGGATCTGTTAATGCGATGATTTCGAGCCTTTCACCAATGGCGGGTGGAATAGCTATGTTCAATATTATGCTAGGAGAGCTTATTTTTGGGGGCGTGGGCGTTGGTTTATGCGCAATGTTGATGTATACCATTTTAACCGTTTTTCTTTCAGGCTTGATGGTGGGAAGAACACCAGAGTATTTGGGTAAAAAAATTGAGAAACAAGAAGTCAAATGGGTCATGCTATCTGTGCTTATGCCGAGTGCTTTAATTTTATTAGGTTCCGGGGTTTCGAGTATTTTACCTAAAGCTTTGAGTAGCCTCTCTAATCAGGGACCTCATGGGCTTTCTGAGATCTTATATGCCTTTTCATCGGCAGCAGGAAACAATGGAAGTGCTTTTGCGGGTTTAAATGCGAACACCCCCTATTACAATTTGGTTTTGGGTACGATCATGCTCATCTGCAGAATTTCAACCATTCTTCCCAGCTTGGCCATCGGGGGATTACTGGCAGAAAAAAAGTTTATTCCCCCCTCAATCGGAACCTTTTCTGCGGAATCATTGCTATTTGCCATTCTTTTGGGAGGAATTATTTTGATTGTAGGAGGTCTTGTATTTTTTCCAGCTTTTGCTTTAGGACCAATTGTCGAGCATTTTTTAATGTTAAAGAAAGTGTCATT